In Clupea harengus unplaced genomic scaffold, Ch_v2.0.2, whole genome shotgun sequence, one genomic interval encodes:
- the foxa2 gene encoding forkhead box protein A2 produces MMLGAVKMEGHEHSDWSTYYAEPECYASVGNMNPGLGMNSMNTYMSMSGMGTTANMTANSMNMSYVNTGMSPSMTGMSPGPAAMGGMGAGMAGMSAALSPSMSPMAGQPPSMNALTSYSNMNAMSPMYGQSNINRSRDPKTYRRSYTHAKPPYSYISLITMAIQQSTSKMLTLAEIYQWIMDLFPFYRQNQQRWQNSIRHSLSFNDCFVKVPRSPDKPGKGSFWTLHPDSGNMFENGCYLRRQKRFKIDMKLGKESGRKTSEGGSSSSESCNGNESPHSNASPNEHKRSLSDMKSSQGLSPEHAASPTSQAQHLLVQHHSVLAHEAHLKPEHHYSFNHPFSINNLMSSEQQHHKMDLKTYEQVMHYSGYGSPMAGALSMGSMAGKAGLDSSTLAPDTSYYQGVYSRPIMNSS; encoded by the exons ATGATGCTCGGAGCAGTCAAAATGGAAGGACACGAACATTCAGACTGGAGCACTTACTACGCCGAACCCGAG TGTTACGCATCAGTTGGCAACATGAACCCAGGACTTGGGATGAATTCAATGAACACTTATATGAGTATGTCCGGAATGGGTACGACAGCCAACATGACAGCCAACTCAATGAACATGTCTTATGTCAACACAGGGATGAGTCCCTCAATGACGGGAATGTCACCCGGCCCTGCTGCAATGGGTGGCATGGGCGCCGGCATGGCTGGCATGAGTGCAGCTCTGAGCCCGAGTATGAGCCCGATGGCCGGGCAACCACCGTCCATGAATGCCTTAACCTCGTACAGCAACATGAATGCTATGAGCCCAATGTATGGACAATCCAACATCAACAGATCAAGGGACCCGAAGACATACCGAAGGAGCTACACGCACGCCAAGCCACCTTACTCGTATATTTCTCTCATTACAATGGCCATTCAGCAATCCACTAGCAAAATGCTAACGCTCGCTGAGATCTATCAGTGGATAATGGACCTTTTCCCATTTTACCGTCAGAACCAGCAGCGCTGGCAGAATTCTATACGCCATTCGCTTTCCTTTAATGACTGTTTCGTGAAAGTTCCCAGATCCCCGGATAAACCCGGCAAAGGTTCATTTTGGACACTGCATCCAGACTCTGGAAACATGTTCGAGAACGGCTGCTACCTGAGGAGACAAAAGCGGTTTAAGATCGACATGAAACTTGGCAAAGAGTCCGGGCGAAAGACTTCAGAGGGTGGATCTAGTAGTTCAGAGAGCTGCAATGGGAACGAATCTCCCCACTCCAATGCATCCCCCAATGAGCACAAAAGGTCGCTGTCAGACATGAAGTCAAGTCAGGGCTTGAGTCCAGAGCACGCAGCCTCGCCGACCTCGCAGGCTCAACACCTTCTGGTGCAGCACCACTCGGTGCTGGCGCACGAGGCGCACCTGAAGCCGGAGCATCACTACTCTTTCAACCACCCGTTCTCTATTAACAATTTAATGTCATCAGAACAGCAGCATCATAAAATGGATCTTAAGACTTACGAGCAGGTGATGCACTATTCTGGCTACGGGTCTCCCATGGCAGGAGCCCTGTCTATGGGCTCAATGGCGGGGAAAGCTGGTTTAGACTCTTCAACCTTAGCCCCAGACACATCATATTATCAAGGTGTGTACTCCAGGCCCATAATGAACTCCTCTTAA